Below is a genomic region from Sorghum bicolor cultivar BTx623 chromosome 9, Sorghum_bicolor_NCBIv3, whole genome shotgun sequence.
AAGCATCCGATGCTTCTAACTGTGATGATGTATTTCTCACTCCGTCCATCGCCCACTTGATCTGAGGTGGTGAGCTTGCTCTGATTTTCTAGTTGTCTGGCAAAGTCCTCTTACATCATAAGTTCATAACCTCGTGCTTGAAAATTCATATCCGGCCAGCGTCTTAACGTCCCAACGATCCGCAAAACCCCAACAACACTCTCTTCATTACTTACCTTTTGTACTGACCGAAGAACCGTTTATTGGTATACTTGATATGGAGAAATTGCTGGTCCTTGGTCGTTGGGCGTTGGCAATTTGAACCATGCAGCTGGCCATTATTGCTAAGTTTCTCCATTACACAGTAATTTTAGGAAGGTCCAGGGGCTTCCCCGCATCTTCCCTTCCCAAACGAGAAAAACAAGAGAGTGCGAGTGCGAGCCCACCACCTCTCCTCCTTCTCTCTCCTGTTTCTCTCTCTACGCTCCTCGTCGCGTGCCCACGTCTCCCCCGCCTGCCTCGCTCGCTCCCTCCCCTCCAGATCCGGtccgccccgccgccgccgatgtCCGAAGATCCCGCGGGATCCCGCCGCTGGCGGTGCGACCTCGGCGGCGACGAGCGCTGGCTCTCGGGGGCCGCCGGCGACGACCacttcgaccgcctccccgacgCGTTGCTCCTCGTCATCTTCAACCGCATCGGCGACGTCAAGGCGCTCGGCCGCTGCTCCCTCGTCTCCCGCCGCTTCCACGAGCTCGTGCCCCTCGTCGACTCCGTCGTCGTCCGCGTCGACTGCGTCATCCCCGACGAGCCcccctcctcgtcgtcctcccCGTCGGCGCCGTCCTCTCCTACGGCGTCCGTGCGCGCCCGCGGGGTCTTCTCACAGATCGCGCGCATCGTGCTCGGCGGCATCGTGAAGCCCATTCAGGCGCTCGGTCAGATCCTCTCCCCCGCCAACTCCGCCTCCGGCTTTCCGGCATCCTCCACTTCCTCgccatcgtcgtcgtcctccgccTCGCCACTGCCTGCTGGGGACGTGTCCCACCACTCTCCCTCGGAGGTGCTCCGCTCCTTCAAGGAGCTCCGCCACCTTCGCATCGAGCTCCCGGCGGGCGAGCTCGGCATGGACGACGGCgtgatgctcaagtggaaggctgACTTCGGGTCCACACTGGGCAGCTGCGTCATCCTTGGAGCATCCTCGGCCTCGACCTCGACCTCGACCTCGACCTCGACCTCGACCTCGACCttgccctcgccctcgccctccgCTGGCTCAGAGGGCGCGAGCTCCGCTCCCTCTGTTGACGATGCTGGCCGCACAGAGCCTGATGATTGTGACGATTCAGGAAGCATCCCTGAGTCGTTCTACACAAACGGGGGGTTTAAGCTGCGGGTGGTTTGGACAATCAGCTCGCTGATTGCAGCCGCCGCGAGGCATTACTTGCTGCAGCCCATCATTGCTGATCACAGGATGCTCGAGAGCTTGGACCTGACAGATGCTGATGGCCAGGGAGTGCTCACCATGGACAAGTGCCAACTGCAAGAGCTGAGGGTGATACCAATATCAACATCTAGgggctcacaccggacgctcatgcCAGAGCTTAGCATGTGGTTGTGGTACGCACCATGTATTGAGCTGCCTGGGGGGTTAGTGCTGAATGGCGCAACACTGGTGGCCATCAAGCCAAGTGAGGAAGGAACAGGGGACACAGTTTGGAATGGGGCTGATGGTGCAGCTTGGGTGTTGGATGCATTCGAGGAGCCGTATAGGACAGCGGTGAGGATGCTTCTCAAGCGGAGGACCTACAGCCTTGAGATGAATTCATTCTAATCTATGGGGAGATGGCATTTTGGAAGCTTCAGATGTGAGAGGTACACTTCAATTTAAACTGAAATCCAATAGTTGTCTGCTCCTTAGATCAAGTTTCAGTATTCTTGCATAATTGTGAAATACTGAAATGAATACAACCGGGTCCCCTCTACCTATTTTTTGTAAACAGCATGAGTCGAAATATCTCAATTGAATTTATGTGTGCCTATTTAACTCTAGCTTCTGTGATATCTTAGAAGTACGCAAATGTATGTTTTAGTTCATTCAGGTGAACTAAGTTTTGGGCATCCAGAATCATATCAGGGTGTCCTTTTTTTTGTTGGGCTGACCACCCTGCACCCATGTTGATTCCAAGTGCTATTTGGTGTGTCCTAAAAAAATTTCCCACACATCAGCTGTTGTATGGCGGGACCTGAAGCTTATTGTAAAGGCCATATAGCAAAACAAAAGCACAGAAGGCAGAAGGACCTGGTGTGCAAAACTAAAAGACATGACTAGCTAGTTTGCACAAATCTCAAAACACTGGCTCCTTATGACAGTTTCTATTGCTTCATTGGTAGCTTTGTGCAAATAACCCTGCTCATTGAGGTCATCTTTCTGTTGGCCTTATTTGCACAAAGCCAACAGAATAAGCTTTGTGCAAATAACCATGGATAGGTCATCATACAGTTTCTTGGAGGTGTACTCTATAATTcaaaatgttttttttcttttggtaaAAGAGTAACGTCACATTCGTCAAGAAGCAAACAGGTGTAGCGGACTAAGTTTAATTACTTCCCCAAATCCATTGATATTTGCTAGTTTGCTACAGAAGCATGTGGCTGTGTTTGGATTATTCTGTTGGTTTGGACTGTCACACTTGgct
It encodes:
- the LOC8067488 gene encoding F-box protein At5g46170, with the translated sequence MSEDPAGSRRWRCDLGGDERWLSGAAGDDHFDRLPDALLLVIFNRIGDVKALGRCSLVSRRFHELVPLVDSVVVRVDCVIPDEPPSSSSSPSAPSSPTASVRARGVFSQIARIVLGGIVKPIQALGQILSPANSASGFPASSTSSPSSSSSASPLPAGDVSHHSPSEVLRSFKELRHLRIELPAGELGMDDGVMLKWKADFGSTLGSCVILGASSASTSTSTSTSTSTSTLPSPSPSAGSEGASSAPSVDDAGRTEPDDCDDSGSIPESFYTNGGFKLRVVWTISSLIAAAARHYLLQPIIADHRMLESLDLTDADGQGVLTMDKCQLQELRVIPISTSRGSHRTLMPELSMWLWYAPCIELPGGLVLNGATLVAIKPSEEGTGDTVWNGADGAAWVLDAFEEPYRTAVRMLLKRRTYSLEMNSF